The Microbacterium paraoxydans genome includes a window with the following:
- a CDS encoding APC family permease, which translates to MSDTVVAPPGAPQDAGLRTGVMSGPELAAQAIANIAPSAVIAFTAAAIFLGAGNGTIYAFALATIVILCVGYCVVVFARKHASAGSLYTYVSKGLGPFGAFLAGVTLLIGCFGIAAASLSGSVSYMGQFLSMLGLPAQGLGWDIGLAIVLGGLATLFTIRGIRLSARVSLVLELLSVGIILVLLIAALAWAGPSAWDPAQVLATGSSFQGIASGMVLGILGFVGFSSADALGREAKEPYKAIPRAIMWSALGVGVLYVFAAYTQIAVLGDDLATAASPLESMSALIGMPGWFAAVLTFGVSASFFAVVVAPLNVIGRIVYVMGKEGVVAERFGRTHEQHLTPHRVLILAGAAAITVDIVLLVAGAATGDILVWVNTWGTYGYMVAYALVAIACVVYTQRAKMRNGLVKVCATVAVVTMAYVFFANVWPVPSFPYNVIPYVFLVTVALALTRYAYLARRRPDVIARIGNTETSAMEGVG; encoded by the coding sequence ATGTCAGACACCGTCGTCGCCCCGCCCGGCGCCCCGCAGGATGCCGGGCTCCGCACCGGCGTCATGAGCGGACCCGAGCTCGCCGCCCAGGCCATCGCCAACATCGCCCCCAGCGCCGTCATCGCCTTCACGGCCGCCGCCATCTTCCTCGGCGCCGGGAACGGCACCATCTACGCCTTCGCACTGGCCACCATCGTGATCCTGTGCGTCGGCTACTGCGTGGTGGTGTTCGCCCGCAAGCACGCCTCCGCAGGCTCGCTGTACACCTACGTGTCGAAGGGCCTCGGCCCGTTCGGCGCCTTCCTCGCCGGGGTCACCCTGCTGATCGGCTGCTTCGGCATCGCAGCGGCCTCCCTCAGCGGCTCGGTCAGCTACATGGGGCAGTTCCTGAGCATGCTGGGCCTCCCCGCCCAGGGGCTCGGCTGGGACATCGGCCTGGCGATCGTGCTCGGCGGGCTGGCGACGCTGTTCACCATCCGCGGCATCCGGCTCTCCGCCCGGGTCTCGCTCGTCCTCGAGCTGCTCTCCGTCGGCATCATCCTCGTGCTCCTCATCGCGGCGCTCGCGTGGGCGGGCCCCTCTGCGTGGGACCCCGCGCAGGTGCTCGCGACCGGCTCGTCGTTCCAGGGCATCGCGTCCGGCATGGTGCTGGGCATCCTGGGCTTCGTCGGCTTCTCCTCTGCGGACGCCCTCGGACGCGAGGCCAAGGAGCCGTACAAGGCGATCCCCCGCGCCATCATGTGGAGCGCCCTCGGCGTCGGCGTGCTCTACGTCTTCGCCGCCTACACGCAGATCGCGGTCCTCGGCGACGACCTCGCCACCGCCGCGAGCCCGCTGGAGAGCATGTCCGCCCTCATCGGCATGCCGGGCTGGTTCGCGGCCGTGCTCACGTTCGGCGTCTCGGCGTCGTTCTTCGCGGTCGTCGTCGCGCCGCTCAACGTGATCGGCCGCATCGTCTACGTGATGGGCAAGGAAGGCGTCGTCGCGGAGCGCTTCGGCCGCACGCACGAGCAGCACCTCACGCCACACCGCGTGCTCATCCTCGCCGGCGCCGCGGCGATCACCGTCGACATCGTGCTGCTGGTGGCGGGAGCGGCGACGGGCGACATCCTGGTCTGGGTCAACACCTGGGGCACCTACGGCTACATGGTCGCCTACGCCCTCGTCGCCATCGCCTGCGTGGTCTACACGCAGCGGGCGAAGATGCGGAACGGCCTCGTGAAGGTGTGCGCCACGGTCGCGGTCGTGACGATGGCGTACGTCTTCTTCGCGAACGTGTGGCCCGTGCCGTCCTTCCCCTACAACGTGATCCCGTACGTGTTCCTCGTGACCGTCGCCCTCGCGCTCACCCGGTACGCCTACCTCGCCCGTCGTCGCCCTGACGTCATCGCCCGGATCGGCAACACCGAGACGAGCGCCATGGAGGGCGTCGGCTGA
- a CDS encoding alcohol dehydrogenase catalytic domain-containing protein, which yields MKAVVFRDPQSPIEFVDVDLAPPRAGEVRVRIAAAGVCHSDLHVKRGEWDAAAPLVMGHEGSGVVTELGEGVTTLAVGDHVVLSWVPPCGECRYCRAGHEARCQKVATVVAPLGVLFDGTSRLSRDGEQLHHYLGVSSFAEEVVVPASGAVKVRDDAPLDVIAVVGCAVATGVGAVLNTAAVEPGSTVAVIGCGGVGLNVVQGARLAGAERIVAIDVRPEKTQMALQFGATDRIDASQGDAVAQLRELIPDGVDYAFDAIGRTSTTEQSIQMLGLGGAAVIVGLPPTGARASFEPLVLAEADQRILGSNYGSVRPSIDVPALVDRYMDGQLKIDPLISGRRPLSEAAAALDDLDGGSALRTLLIP from the coding sequence ATGAAAGCTGTTGTCTTCCGCGACCCCCAGTCGCCCATCGAGTTCGTCGACGTCGACCTCGCTCCGCCCCGCGCCGGTGAGGTGCGCGTGCGCATCGCCGCCGCCGGTGTCTGCCACTCCGACCTGCACGTCAAGCGCGGCGAGTGGGATGCCGCCGCTCCCCTGGTCATGGGCCACGAGGGCTCCGGCGTCGTCACCGAGCTGGGCGAGGGCGTCACCACGCTTGCTGTCGGCGACCACGTCGTGCTGAGCTGGGTGCCGCCGTGCGGCGAGTGCCGCTACTGTCGCGCAGGTCACGAGGCGCGCTGTCAGAAGGTCGCCACCGTGGTCGCTCCCCTCGGCGTGCTCTTCGACGGCACATCCCGGCTGAGCCGCGACGGCGAGCAGCTGCACCACTACCTGGGCGTCTCGTCCTTCGCGGAGGAGGTCGTCGTCCCCGCATCCGGAGCCGTGAAGGTCCGCGACGACGCGCCCCTCGACGTCATCGCCGTGGTCGGCTGCGCGGTCGCGACCGGTGTCGGCGCCGTCCTGAACACCGCCGCCGTGGAACCGGGGTCGACGGTCGCCGTCATCGGCTGCGGTGGCGTGGGCCTCAACGTCGTCCAGGGCGCACGGCTCGCCGGTGCCGAGCGCATCGTCGCGATCGACGTGCGGCCGGAGAAGACGCAGATGGCCCTGCAGTTCGGGGCCACGGACCGCATCGACGCCTCCCAGGGCGATGCCGTGGCCCAGCTGCGCGAACTCATCCCCGACGGCGTCGACTACGCCTTCGACGCGATCGGACGCACCTCCACGACCGAGCAGTCCATCCAGATGCTCGGACTCGGCGGCGCCGCCGTCATCGTCGGGCTGCCGCCCACGGGAGCACGCGCCTCGTTCGAGCCGCTCGTCCTCGCCGAGGCCGACCAGCGCATCCTCGGCTCGAACTACGGCTCGGTGCGGCCGTCGATCGACGTCCCCGCGCTCGTGGACCGCTACATGGACGGGCAGCTGAAGATCGATCCGCTGATCTCCGGTCGCCGTCCGCTCTCCGAGGCCGCCGCCGCCCTGGACGACCTCGACGGCGGCTCGGCACTGCGCACCCTCCTCATCCCCTGA